One region of Yersinia bercovieri ATCC 43970 genomic DNA includes:
- a CDS encoding type VI secretion system baseplate subunit TssE, with amino-acid sequence MDAKQLTPYQENDLLYNSNYPQRKESQRQTSRNNILPMLLTMLTDNEPQKKQEAPLSNLISHHELRLHVLHDLQRLFNCINSESNNTLGDLPWVQRSTINYGIASLAGKCISGIEWKDIQYALTQSILNFEPRILRDGLQVSCVTNNSSLELYNVLSIEIKGRLWCKPHPLEFLFRTDMDLESGHFDLKDIG; translated from the coding sequence ATGGATGCTAAACAACTTACTCCCTATCAAGAAAACGACCTACTGTACAACTCAAATTATCCTCAACGTAAAGAGAGTCAACGACAGACATCGCGTAATAATATACTGCCGATGCTACTCACCATGCTCACCGATAACGAACCACAAAAAAAACAAGAAGCGCCCTTAAGTAATTTAATATCACACCATGAACTACGACTTCATGTATTGCACGATCTGCAACGACTATTCAACTGCATCAATAGCGAGTCGAATAATACCTTAGGGGATCTTCCTTGGGTGCAACGCTCCACTATTAACTATGGTATCGCCTCCCTGGCAGGCAAATGTATCTCAGGCATCGAATGGAAAGATATTCAGTATGCGCTAACCCAGTCGATCCTTAACTTTGAGCCACGCATTCTACGCGATGGATTGCAGGTTAGTTGTGTGACGAATAACAGCTCACTAGAACTCTACAATGTACTATCAATTGAAATTAAAGGCCGTCTATGGTGCAAACCCCACCCACTCGAATTCCTGTTTCGTACTGATATGGATCTGGAAAGCGGCCACTTCGATCTAAAAGATATAGGGTAA